A DNA window from Engystomops pustulosus chromosome 10, aEngPut4.maternal, whole genome shotgun sequence contains the following coding sequences:
- the SERBP1 gene encoding SERPINE1 mRNA-binding protein 1 isoform X4: MPGHLQEGFGCVVTNRFDQLFDDESDPFEVLKAAENKKKEGAGAPAPGAGKTAAQAAKQPKKESQKDRRNPLPDKKEEAAPPVALKKEGIRRVGRRPDQQQQAPQQQQQSSQAPQGEGKPTDRRPVERRPPRERRFDKPAEEKGEGGEFSVDRPLGDRPPRGRGGLGGRGGRGRGRGIGRGDGFDSRGKREFDRHSGSDRAGPKHEDKRGGSGSHNWGTVKDELSELDQSAVTEETHEPEEQPAADSENKENEAEEVKEEGPKEMTLDEWKAMQDKERSKVEFNIRKPNEGADGQWKKGFVLHKSKSEEVHPESEGLDHHFRKPANDITSQLEINFGDLGRPGRGRGGGRGGRGRGGRPSRGGRTDKSSVSAPDVDDPEAFPALS, translated from the exons ATGCCCGGGCATTTGCAGGAAGGCTTTGGCTGCGTCGTTACTAATCGTTTCGACCAGCTATTTGACGACGAATCCGACCCCTTCGAGGTGCTGAAGGCGGCCGAGAACAAGAAGAAGGAGGGAGCGGGGGCGCCGGCCCCGGGAGCAGGCAAGACCGCGGCGCAGGCCGCCAAACAGCCCAAGAAGGAGAGTCAGAAGGACCGCAGGAACCCGCTGCCCGACAAGAAGGAGGAGGCCGCGCCGCCCGTGGCCCTCAAGAAGGAAG GGATCAGGAGAGTTGGCAGGAGGCCTGACCAGCAACAGCAGgcaccacagcagcagcagcaatctTCACAGGCCCCGCAGGGCGAGGGGAAGCCTACCGACAGAAGACCGGTTGAGAGGCGGCCACCTCGTGAACGCCGCTTTGACAAGCCTGCGGAAGAGAAGGGCGAAGGAGGGGAATTCTCTGTGGACAG GCCCCTTGGTGACCGGCCACCTCGTGGTCGTGGCGGCCTTGGTGGAAGAGGTGGACGCGGCCGTGGACGTGGTATCGGCAGGGGCGATGGCTTTGACTCTCGTGGCAAACGTGAATTTGACAGACACAGTGGCAGCGACCGAGC TGGCCCGAAACACGAGGACAAGAGGGGAGGCAGCGGATCCCACAACTGGGGGACTGTAAAGGATGAACTGAG CGAACTGGACCAGTCAGCTGTAACCGAAGAGACTCATGAACCCGAAGAGCAACCCGCCGCCGACTCTGAGAACAA GGAGAATGAGGCTGAAGAGGTAAAGGAGGAGGGACCCAAGGAAATGACCCTGGACGAATGGAAGGCCATGCAAGACAAAGAGCGCTCTAAGGTTGAGTTCAACATTCGGAAACCAAACGAAGGTGCTGACGGCCAATGGAAGAAAGGCTTTGTTCTCCACAAGTCCAAGAGTGAAGAG GTTCATCCAGAGTCTGAAGGTTTGGATCATCACTTCCGCAAGCCCGCAAATGACATCACTTCCCAACTTGAGATTAATTTTGGAGACCTCGGACGCCCTGGCCGTGGACGCGGTGGTGGAAGAGGAGGCCGCGGACGCGGTGGAAGGCCCAGTCGTGGGGGTAGAACTGACAAG
- the SERBP1 gene encoding SERPINE1 mRNA-binding protein 1 isoform X2 — MPGHLQEGFGCVVTNRFDQLFDDESDPFEVLKAAENKKKEGAGAPAPGAGKTAAQAAKQPKKESQKDRRNPLPDKKEEAAPPVALKKEGIRRVGRRPDQQQQAPQQQQQSSQAPQGEGKPTDRRPVERRPPRERRFDKPAEEKGEGGEFSVDRPLGDRPPRGRGGLGGRGGRGRGRGIGRGDGFDSRGKREFDRHSGSDRAGPKHEDKRGGSGSHNWGTVKDELSELDQSAVTEETHEPEEQPAADSENKENEAEEVKEEGPKEMTLDEWKAMQDKERSKVEFNIRKPNEGADGQWKKGFVLHKSKSEEIRMCEQSDVMSKEVWVHPESEGLDHHFRKPANDITSQLEINFGDLGRPGRGRGGGRGGRGRGGRPSRGGRTDKSSVSAPDVDDPEAFPALS, encoded by the exons ATGCCCGGGCATTTGCAGGAAGGCTTTGGCTGCGTCGTTACTAATCGTTTCGACCAGCTATTTGACGACGAATCCGACCCCTTCGAGGTGCTGAAGGCGGCCGAGAACAAGAAGAAGGAGGGAGCGGGGGCGCCGGCCCCGGGAGCAGGCAAGACCGCGGCGCAGGCCGCCAAACAGCCCAAGAAGGAGAGTCAGAAGGACCGCAGGAACCCGCTGCCCGACAAGAAGGAGGAGGCCGCGCCGCCCGTGGCCCTCAAGAAGGAAG GGATCAGGAGAGTTGGCAGGAGGCCTGACCAGCAACAGCAGgcaccacagcagcagcagcaatctTCACAGGCCCCGCAGGGCGAGGGGAAGCCTACCGACAGAAGACCGGTTGAGAGGCGGCCACCTCGTGAACGCCGCTTTGACAAGCCTGCGGAAGAGAAGGGCGAAGGAGGGGAATTCTCTGTGGACAG GCCCCTTGGTGACCGGCCACCTCGTGGTCGTGGCGGCCTTGGTGGAAGAGGTGGACGCGGCCGTGGACGTGGTATCGGCAGGGGCGATGGCTTTGACTCTCGTGGCAAACGTGAATTTGACAGACACAGTGGCAGCGACCGAGC TGGCCCGAAACACGAGGACAAGAGGGGAGGCAGCGGATCCCACAACTGGGGGACTGTAAAGGATGAACTGAG CGAACTGGACCAGTCAGCTGTAACCGAAGAGACTCATGAACCCGAAGAGCAACCCGCCGCCGACTCTGAGAACAA GGAGAATGAGGCTGAAGAGGTAAAGGAGGAGGGACCCAAGGAAATGACCCTGGACGAATGGAAGGCCATGCAAGACAAAGAGCGCTCTAAGGTTGAGTTCAACATTCGGAAACCAAACGAAGGTGCTGACGGCCAATGGAAGAAAGGCTTTGTTCTCCACAAGTCCAAGAGTGAAGAG ATACGTATGTGTGAACAATCTGATGTGATGAGCAAAGAAGTTTGG GTTCATCCAGAGTCTGAAGGTTTGGATCATCACTTCCGCAAGCCCGCAAATGACATCACTTCCCAACTTGAGATTAATTTTGGAGACCTCGGACGCCCTGGCCGTGGACGCGGTGGTGGAAGAGGAGGCCGCGGACGCGGTGGAAGGCCCAGTCGTGGGGGTAGAACTGACAAG
- the SERBP1 gene encoding SERPINE1 mRNA-binding protein 1 isoform X3: MPGHLQEGFGCVVTNRFDQLFDDESDPFEVLKAAENKKKEGAGAPAPGAGKTAAQAAKQPKKESQKDRRNPLPDKKEEAAPPVALKKEGIRRVGRRPDQQQQAPQQQQQSSQAPQGEGKPTDRRPVERRPPRERRFDKPAEEKGEGGEFSVDRPLGDRPPRGRGGLGGRGGRGRGRGIGRGDGFDSRGKREFDRHSGSDRASSHFSGPKHEDKRGGSGSHNWGTVKDELSELDQSAVTEETHEPEEQPAADSENKENEAEEVKEEGPKEMTLDEWKAMQDKERSKVEFNIRKPNEGADGQWKKGFVLHKSKSEEVHPESEGLDHHFRKPANDITSQLEINFGDLGRPGRGRGGGRGGRGRGGRPSRGGRTDKSSVSAPDVDDPEAFPALS; the protein is encoded by the exons ATGCCCGGGCATTTGCAGGAAGGCTTTGGCTGCGTCGTTACTAATCGTTTCGACCAGCTATTTGACGACGAATCCGACCCCTTCGAGGTGCTGAAGGCGGCCGAGAACAAGAAGAAGGAGGGAGCGGGGGCGCCGGCCCCGGGAGCAGGCAAGACCGCGGCGCAGGCCGCCAAACAGCCCAAGAAGGAGAGTCAGAAGGACCGCAGGAACCCGCTGCCCGACAAGAAGGAGGAGGCCGCGCCGCCCGTGGCCCTCAAGAAGGAAG GGATCAGGAGAGTTGGCAGGAGGCCTGACCAGCAACAGCAGgcaccacagcagcagcagcaatctTCACAGGCCCCGCAGGGCGAGGGGAAGCCTACCGACAGAAGACCGGTTGAGAGGCGGCCACCTCGTGAACGCCGCTTTGACAAGCCTGCGGAAGAGAAGGGCGAAGGAGGGGAATTCTCTGTGGACAG GCCCCTTGGTGACCGGCCACCTCGTGGTCGTGGCGGCCTTGGTGGAAGAGGTGGACGCGGCCGTGGACGTGGTATCGGCAGGGGCGATGGCTTTGACTCTCGTGGCAAACGTGAATTTGACAGACACAGTGGCAGCGACCGAGC TTCTTCACATTTCAGTGGCCCGAAACACGAGGACAAGAGGGGAGGCAGCGGATCCCACAACTGGGGGACTGTAAAGGATGAACTGAG CGAACTGGACCAGTCAGCTGTAACCGAAGAGACTCATGAACCCGAAGAGCAACCCGCCGCCGACTCTGAGAACAA GGAGAATGAGGCTGAAGAGGTAAAGGAGGAGGGACCCAAGGAAATGACCCTGGACGAATGGAAGGCCATGCAAGACAAAGAGCGCTCTAAGGTTGAGTTCAACATTCGGAAACCAAACGAAGGTGCTGACGGCCAATGGAAGAAAGGCTTTGTTCTCCACAAGTCCAAGAGTGAAGAG GTTCATCCAGAGTCTGAAGGTTTGGATCATCACTTCCGCAAGCCCGCAAATGACATCACTTCCCAACTTGAGATTAATTTTGGAGACCTCGGACGCCCTGGCCGTGGACGCGGTGGTGGAAGAGGAGGCCGCGGACGCGGTGGAAGGCCCAGTCGTGGGGGTAGAACTGACAAG
- the SERBP1 gene encoding SERPINE1 mRNA-binding protein 1 isoform X1 gives MPGHLQEGFGCVVTNRFDQLFDDESDPFEVLKAAENKKKEGAGAPAPGAGKTAAQAAKQPKKESQKDRRNPLPDKKEEAAPPVALKKEGIRRVGRRPDQQQQAPQQQQQSSQAPQGEGKPTDRRPVERRPPRERRFDKPAEEKGEGGEFSVDRPLGDRPPRGRGGLGGRGGRGRGRGIGRGDGFDSRGKREFDRHSGSDRASSHFSGPKHEDKRGGSGSHNWGTVKDELSELDQSAVTEETHEPEEQPAADSENKENEAEEVKEEGPKEMTLDEWKAMQDKERSKVEFNIRKPNEGADGQWKKGFVLHKSKSEEIRMCEQSDVMSKEVWVHPESEGLDHHFRKPANDITSQLEINFGDLGRPGRGRGGGRGGRGRGGRPSRGGRTDKSSVSAPDVDDPEAFPALS, from the exons ATGCCCGGGCATTTGCAGGAAGGCTTTGGCTGCGTCGTTACTAATCGTTTCGACCAGCTATTTGACGACGAATCCGACCCCTTCGAGGTGCTGAAGGCGGCCGAGAACAAGAAGAAGGAGGGAGCGGGGGCGCCGGCCCCGGGAGCAGGCAAGACCGCGGCGCAGGCCGCCAAACAGCCCAAGAAGGAGAGTCAGAAGGACCGCAGGAACCCGCTGCCCGACAAGAAGGAGGAGGCCGCGCCGCCCGTGGCCCTCAAGAAGGAAG GGATCAGGAGAGTTGGCAGGAGGCCTGACCAGCAACAGCAGgcaccacagcagcagcagcaatctTCACAGGCCCCGCAGGGCGAGGGGAAGCCTACCGACAGAAGACCGGTTGAGAGGCGGCCACCTCGTGAACGCCGCTTTGACAAGCCTGCGGAAGAGAAGGGCGAAGGAGGGGAATTCTCTGTGGACAG GCCCCTTGGTGACCGGCCACCTCGTGGTCGTGGCGGCCTTGGTGGAAGAGGTGGACGCGGCCGTGGACGTGGTATCGGCAGGGGCGATGGCTTTGACTCTCGTGGCAAACGTGAATTTGACAGACACAGTGGCAGCGACCGAGC TTCTTCACATTTCAGTGGCCCGAAACACGAGGACAAGAGGGGAGGCAGCGGATCCCACAACTGGGGGACTGTAAAGGATGAACTGAG CGAACTGGACCAGTCAGCTGTAACCGAAGAGACTCATGAACCCGAAGAGCAACCCGCCGCCGACTCTGAGAACAA GGAGAATGAGGCTGAAGAGGTAAAGGAGGAGGGACCCAAGGAAATGACCCTGGACGAATGGAAGGCCATGCAAGACAAAGAGCGCTCTAAGGTTGAGTTCAACATTCGGAAACCAAACGAAGGTGCTGACGGCCAATGGAAGAAAGGCTTTGTTCTCCACAAGTCCAAGAGTGAAGAG ATACGTATGTGTGAACAATCTGATGTGATGAGCAAAGAAGTTTGG GTTCATCCAGAGTCTGAAGGTTTGGATCATCACTTCCGCAAGCCCGCAAATGACATCACTTCCCAACTTGAGATTAATTTTGGAGACCTCGGACGCCCTGGCCGTGGACGCGGTGGTGGAAGAGGAGGCCGCGGACGCGGTGGAAGGCCCAGTCGTGGGGGTAGAACTGACAAG